In Thunnus albacares chromosome 1, fThuAlb1.1, whole genome shotgun sequence, the DNA window TGCCAAGGGAGAGTACCCTCTGGAGGCAGTACGCACACAGCACATGGTGAGTTAatgtatattaaatataacCATAACAAGCATGGAAATTATCTATAAGCAAAGAACAAATCGCTATAATTGAAAAGTAAGACTGATTGGAGAAATTATGTTCATGAGATGATCTTGCATGATTTGtcaattttaactttaaaaaaagtttagtcacagaaaaaaatatcattagCAGCTGCTGGGAGATTaagcttttgtgttttctgatttttgtGTTCACCTGAACATATCTATCACTTCTCAGTCAGTTGCCCATTGGCGCAGCATCTTTTTTCCACTTGGCCAAACTTCAGCTACTAAAGGTGGTGTCAGAAGGAGTGTCAGGCCAACTGGAAGCTCTGATAGACTTTCACTTCCTATTAATTATGTCTATaaacaatcaataaattaatCAGTAAACATTTGCTCAATCAAGgctaaaaatattgataatgtGCAAAGTTGCTGTGAGGGTGTTTTCAGTTACTAGACTAATGCAAATTTTCTACACAGTTGGGATAACTGTCATACAATAAGAATGACACAGTAAAAGGTGATGATTACCTTCATAACATGTTGGTACATTTGCGTCCAACCACACTGAAGTAAATGTCTGCTGCTGCACTTCTGCATTTATCCAATCCACCGTCGTGGCTGCTCTTCACAGTTTCTTGCTCTAGTATCCCCAAACTAACCCGCCCAATTTTATCAACAGAAATTTACAGTGCATGTCTAACCCTGAATGATacaaatgtacagtaccagtcacaccttctcattctctttgactggtactgtacactttcagattttgtaagcttttaaatgattaatcaattattgatcATTAATGTGGCTGACAAGGAAATTGCTTAAAATTTGCATCCTTAATGCCTACATTTGTTACGGGGCGGGGTTTGCTAGTCAGGGACAGACACAAGTAAACCACCTTTTTGAAGGTTGTTAATAATTCACACTTGGTGAATGTTTTGATCAAAATCACAATTAGTATGAATTTCATAGATGGATAATCCCGCTAATGCTGTCTCGCCTGTCTTTCATTGTTCAGGCCCTTCTTGGCTAACCTCCACTGTTCTCGGCTccacttgttgtttttttctttgcactGCTATGCAGATGCAGGAGTGACTCAGCATTCTTGTAGTTCCTGCCACTGAGCTTATTGCCCTTATGTTTAAGTTGCATGGGGTGCCTCACAGTCTGACGTAAACATGGCTTGTTTTCACCTAAAACCatacttttattgtgaaaactAGTATACCAGTGGAAAAATATACACGGATTAACACTGCTTCTAAACAACTTCTTCCaactgacattttctttttctcatttacttCAATCTTTATAATAATTGTCTTGTTCATTCTTCCTGTATTTATGCTTCTTTTCATCTTTGTGTGCAGTGTGTGGCATTTTTAATTCCTAGCTCCCCTTTTCAACTCCCAGTTGCCCTAAGTTTTACAATAGTTTTTAAGGTTGAATAGTCCTTTTTAAAAGATAGTTTCAGTAGTACAGTTACCTTAACTACAGATTAGCATGAGCTCTGTTGTACTATTTTACATGTAATACATCATGTAAGTGGTTTTGGCAAAATTTTGACTCTTTGATATGTTTTAACtttgatgttttcatgttttccccCACTAACTGCACACCTAAACTCTTCTATTCACTATCTCTCCTGTTCTTTACATCTGTCCCTTCTGTTCACTATtacctttcctctctccttgtgtCTCTAACATTGTCCCTTTTGTGTTTCCTTTATTcctttcccttttcctcttttcctgtCATTTCCCTCATTTTACATCTGCGTTTGCCTGGTGTGGGAATGCCTTTGCTTGATGCATCTTGCCCTCACCTGTGCCAGATTGCTCGTGAAGCCGAGGCAGCCATGTTCCATCGGCAGGTGTTTGAGGACCTGCGTCGCTCCACGCCGCACTGCAAAGACCCTGCTGAGGCCATTGCAATCGGCGCTGTTGAGGCCTCCTTTAAGAGCTTAGCCTCTGCGATGATTGTGCTCACAGGCTCTGGAAGGTAGGCAGGATATCTAATCCTCGCAGGTCGAGGAGGACACTGGTATCGGTGCTCAAAGTgtctgagagagggagagtagGGCAAGACAGGGACTGACTGAGCAGGTAACTAGGAGAGCCTGGCAAACACCCAAGGTAGACTGCTGGTTGATTTTTGCACGTGATCACAAGTTAAAgagtaaaatgttaatgtaagaAGGTacaaattaacacattaaccTAACAGTTTTTCTCTTAATATCACCCTTGACTGATGTTGGGCCTCTCTTAATTTGCTGCAGTGTTAAAGTAGCAATCAGCCCAACATTACCCCAACAACTGACTTTAACCAGGAGTCTAGCTAAGTGTTTTCCAGGCACTCCCAGGAGTGTGAATGACTCGGTGTGCAGTAGTAGTGGTGTGTGATTGAGAGTAACCCCCCACCCTTCCCTCATGGTCGTTTGGGGCTCAGATAGCACGGGAGGCCGAGGCGGCCACCTTCCACAGACAGCTGTTCGAGGAGCTGAGGAGACACTCTCAACTGACCAGAGACCCCTCAGAAGCTGTAGCTGTTGGAGCTGTTGAGTCCTCCTTCAAATGCTCTGCCAGTGCCATAATTGTTCTCACCAAGACTGGGAGGTAAGAAAGAAAAGGATAGAAGAAAAACACTCATAGTCTCAAAGGTAAGATGTTGCCAGCCACATCCAGCACTGCTCCTAATGTGCTCTTAAATATCCCTTCTCCTTtcgattttgtgtgtgtgtgtttgtgtgtgcgtgtctgaaTTGCACTGTTACATAGGGTATAGCTGATTGTAAGAGTTGCCCCTCTTATACAGAAATCCTGCAATATTGCCATAAGGAGGCCCATCATTTTCCCagctttgcttttcttttttacactgaaccaaacaaagccaACATAATGCCATCCCTGTGTGTGAATTTTAGATAGCATGCCGGCGTTACGGAATCAAAGGCATGACGTGTAACACAACAGCGTTGGCGTCTGTGGTGTGTAGTCCCACCATGCCGGCTGTCCCTTTTTACACAATCGTCAATCTGGCAATGTGACTACCTCTGCTGCTGGCTTAATGGCTTAACAACAATGCTGCAGAGCTCTCTCTGACCAGGGAAGTGAAAAGCTTGCATTGCATATGAGATCTAATAAAACAGAGTGCCACATAGTCACAAATATATCAAATCATATCAAAACATAACTGTAAATCACTGGCTGTACACACAGTGCTTGCTGCCATGTACATATAGACTTGTTGCAGCAGTGCAGCCTTACAAAAGCTTGATTTCACAGCGGGACAGCCCTGAGCCTTCAGTGTTTGAGGGTGGACATTTGGATTTAGCCACTGATAGTGACCTAAAGCCTTTGGACACCCATGATACACCATAAATGTTGTCACTTATTTTGACTGATTAGAcctctcaggactgtgtgggcatTTACTGACTGTGCTTGGTTTCCCAGACTATCCTGTTGTTTTATTGCACCCATCAGGCTAGGACAACTCAgcagatttattgtttttaattaatcattaacaAAGCATATTACTACTAAATCTTAGGAGCCTCAATCAATCAGAATacctgaaaacatgtttatggGTATTCAGAGTTGGCAATCACACCGCATAGATTCCTCCAAGAATCTGTCTGCACTGAGTTAATTTACATGCACAAAGTATTCAGGTTAATGAGTTATAGTGTTTAACTTCATTTTCTGCTTATGAATGTTTATCTAAATAATCTATACTCTTTATGTAACATATAGAACACATTGCTTTGGTAACTGAGCCTCTCTCTGACTCTGCAAACCAAGAGGAAACAGATTTTGTGTGCTCGGAGATACCTGAAGTATCTCCATAACTCTATCCATGACTCAATATTTTAGCATTTACTTTACTCTGCCATTTCTCTTTCTAATCATCAGAATGAACTGGCCATACTGTTCTAATCATtagtttaaagaaaaatacgGAATGAGGTAACTTAAATGCTCAAccatgtctttctgtgtgtgtatttgcaggTCCGCCCACCTGATCTCCAGGTACAGGCCCCGTGCCCCCATCCTCGCTGTGACCCGTAACGCCCAGACAGCTCGCCAAGCGCACCTGTACCGCGGCATCTTTCCCGTCCTCTACACCAAGCCTGCCAACGATGTGTGGGCTGAGGATGTCGACATGCGCGTCAACTTTGCCATGGATATGGGTAAGGCTTTACACCTGTATCATTTCCACTATGCAATACTTGTATTTAAAAGTGTTGCAAAAGAAGTTCAGATATATTCAGCAACAAtcactgtcaaaaaataaaaaaccttaGTGGAATCCTGGGATGAAAATACTTACTTACTGCTGTGAGCATTTGATCAAAGACACTCTGCTTGACAGAATTTAATACATCAAATAAACAATGCTTTGttgatttatgtttaatttccaGGCAAAGCCAGGGGCTTCTTCAAGGCAGGTGATGTCGTCATTGTCTTGACTGGCTGGCGTCCAGGCTCTGGTTACACCAACACCATGCGTGTGGTTCTGGTGCCCTGAACGGCCAACAGAGCATCTCTGTTTTCTCCCTCCACCTTCATCTATCTTTCATAGCTCTCCACCCCACACTCCACTCTTGCTCACAGACCTTATCAACCAACACACAGGCTCAGAGTCAACCCCTGAACTATTTTAGGATTTAGgcaataatacaaaaaaaagatcaaaaatgAATAGAGTATAGCCTTCATGACCCAAGAGCCATTTTGGGTGGGAGTGGAGGCTTGTTCTGTACAATTCCACTTTATGTCCATTCCTCTCAAATCTCTCAATCAAACCAGTCTTCAGGGCCTCAGATTAATACACCCTGACCAGAAACTGCTGTATTTATTCACTCAAGCACTTGTATTCTTTAAAGTGAACCAGTATAAGAGTGAATGCATCCCGATCCGTATGCATGCGCATACTGGCTATTGTTTAGGTGGAGTTGGTGGTCAAGCGGGCTGATAATGACGGAGCAGTTTTTAGTAACGAAACAGTTCACTTATCGCACTCCTCTGCCGAATTAACGAACAAAACAGTGGCATTCTCAGTCAAGGGCTCCTTCCACAGTGCAGCCTCAGCTCCACCGCTCCACCCAAACAGATCCTTCTGTAGTGCTGTCTGTTTGAAGTGTCCTCTCTTAATGCCAgctttcactgtattttaagTGTATCTGTACGTGTTGCACTCCTAAACTACTCCAGACAATGTTACATTCTATATTATACTTGACTATTGTGAATGGTGAAGTTGTGTTTTGAGACATCCAAGACAACTTATATTTTGTCTAACTATAGAGAAATGTTAGTTTTGGATGTCCACTTCAGAGTTGTTCAAGGTAgttactgtatttgtgtttttagatgTGTCATGAAGCCTTTAAATTTATTTGCATTTGGATCATATTTACTTATGAATCATGTATGATTCACTAAAGTCGACTGATATAAATGAGCACTTTTAGGGTTTTTTCGCAGGGGACCTGATGTAGGGATGAAGCCCTTTCCCTCTCAGCCCCGTTGGGTTATGGGTAGAACCCCTCagcttgtctttgtctttgtctctttctacATCAGTGACCCACTGttgctgtgttcatgtgtctAACATGCTTTTGATTGTAATGCTAGAGTATAAGAACTAACTAAATGTAAAGGGGTAATATAAAGTTTAGCTGGTGTTCTGAGCTGTCCTTAACGACTGGATTTCCATCAATAAAAGAGATGAGCACTTAACTCTGCcttgcaaatgttttgtttgacagTGAATAATCATGGATTTATGTGTAACTTTACAGATGGTACTACATTAAATTAACTTGGACTCAGGTGAAAAATTCTGGAAAAACTAGAAATGTTGgcattgaaaatgtattttataaatgatcAAAGGTTGTACAGTGTTTCAGTGAATAGTTAGACTTAACTTAGTCAGTGACATTGTGGATGGGTTTATTATTGCAGCTTAAAAATATGTTAAGCATCTTGGATCAGAACAAATATatcctttttaaaacaaaacatgatcaGCCAAATAAGACAAAGATAAACAGGTCATAGAAAATGAGCTTTCTTTATCCTCACAAAAGGTTAACATAGTCCTCACTGACAGTGTAATAATGTTAATTACAGTGAAAACAATTTATTCTCCATTATATCCTCATTCTATTAGACAAGAGACATAAGTGCATGTTTAACATTTACTGGCAGTCCTGGCTGTACACGACCCCCACCTGCCTGCGAACCTCATCCTCCACCTCAGCCAGCAGAAGAGAGTCAGCATGAGACATAACTGCACTCTCCTTCAGCCctatgttgaaaaaaaaaaaacaaaaaaacattaagaacaTATGCAGTGTATTGTtatatccacacacacaaatacagtaaatggctgttgatgtttcagtgtttctgatGCCACCTTGTGTTGAAAGTGTGTATAACAAGTAACTTTGCCTGAACAGATGACAGATTACTGATTGTGCTTGTTTGAGCCATTTAGTTTATACATGAATTAAAATTTCTCACACATACCTTTGAGCAAACACTGTCGAACCTCCTCTGCTTCGTATCGCATCCCTGTACTGTTGATGAAGTTAAGAGGCAAGTAGGGTTCTGGTACTGGGTACTGAGTCTCCTTCCCATTCACCACTAATGCCGTGGGACACCACATATGGGCAGGGATCTAAAAAAACATGCCGTCAGAAAATCTTCACAAAAATGACAGCAGATATTcaattactgtatgtacagaatATCATGCTCAGTGAAAAAACATCTTATGTTAATCTCTAATGTCCTTCCATTATTGCTTGACAGATGACCTTATTTCACTTACCAACCTTCAATTTTATATTGAACATGCAAATGTACACAGTGCAAGGGGGTGCTGTATTTCAGACAATGATTTGAATATAATTGGGTCATGCAGTCTTCATGTGATGACCTACCTGGATGGTTCCCTTTGTGCCTGCGATAATAGCATCATTGGGCAGCTGTACACCCAAAGAGCAAGTGAACACCGCCATCCTGTTCTTGGAGAACTTCAGAGTGACAACCATAGTGTCATCCACTCCTGCaataacatatacatatacatatttatcatccatgtttaataaaaaatgtaaacactgtaAGCAGCAAACAAGCACAAAAACTTGCAAAGAGTCAGGAGTACAACGACAGTAATGCAGTAAGTGACTTTATTCTTTGAGCTGATGTTTTGGCAACAGCCTGCCTTCTTCAGAGCCTGAatacagcaataataataataataataataataagtgctacataaatgattattatatGCTTTCCACTGCTGCATAAGACGTCTTCCATGCTGACTGCAAACAAAAGCTTGAGTCAGTAAATgctattgtgttttatattgaaGAAGAATACAAGTGTGCAACGCAATAATACGTGTCTGGACTTTCAAACCTTATCGTGTCCCAGTTAACACGTAAAAAATAAAGTGACAGAGATAAGAGGTGAAGTCTTATCAGAATATGAGATCTAATAAAACAGAGCACTTCTGTTCTCATTTCACACAGGCATCATACTAGCACAGCAAAAACTGTTCAAGCTCCAACTTAAAAACTCAATGGGGTCACTCATGTGACCTGTGTGTGATTTCTTTCTCCAAAAGAGGAAGCAGTGGTGAGCAGGATGACTTGGCCATGACAACAgacttctttcttctcttcacaTAATATGTGAGCAAAAGGGTTGTTTtgtcacagcaagaaaaactcaGAATGAACCAGTAATTCTCACCACTGTTGATGAAGTTACACAGCATTAGTGTGTATTAGTATCAGTGTATTTGTAACTTAATTAAGTGACACCTTTGCTTTGGAAATCATATCTGTGACACCCTCTTTATTGTTACCTGTCTCCAGGCAGAACCCTGTGGCCTGGATGCACTCTGGCTTCTCTCCGTTATACACCATGCTTATGAACTGCAGGCAGTAGATGCCGATATCCAGCATTGCTCCTCCACCCAGCTCCTTCTCCACTGCTCTTGGTACGTGCATTATTGGCACACCAAACTCTGATCTCACCATCTTCACCTCGCCCACCTCCCCCTGGGCCAACAGCCGTCTGATCTCTACTGAGGCTGGGAAGAATCGGGTCCAGACAGCCTGGAGCAAAGAACAGAGGGATGTGATTACAGTTACATTTAGTTCAGTACTTGAACTGGTAGGTTTTACTATGCAGAGTAACTAACGCTCTTAGCCGCAGTTCAATACAGGACTGTTTGTCCACCTATGAGTCAGGCTTTATGTGGTCTATTTACTGCTCTTTTAGGAAATATGAATAATTGAgtattacataaaaaaaacactgcagtccGTTTGGTCTGCTCCAGTCTGTACCTCCATGAGAAAGACGTCATTCCTCTTGGCACAGGCCAGGATCTCCTTCACCTCCTTAGTGTTCATGGCCAGCGGCTTCTCACACAGCACGTTCTTCTTAGCGTTCATAAACAGCAAACAAGTGCTCAGATGGTAGGGATGGATAACGCCAACATACACCACatctgcgcacacacacacacacagaaatgcacagACCAGAGAGCATACTTTAGGAAGTGAGATTAttctttttgtaaaatatgtatctaaaaagaaaaaataacctagcaggaattaaaaaaacagttctgGGTCAAATTGAAGTGTGAATAAATGGAGATTGAACAGTGGTTGGGGTTTGCTGTGTTGGAAAGTTTCACCTTTGATTTGAATGCTCTggaacagaaaacaacattgtacaaaacaattaaaataccAAATGCTAAGAGCCATCAACCATTCAAATTTGACCCAGATCTGACACACACTGACCGATGTTTGGATCTCTGGCCAGCTCCTCATAGCTGCCATATGCTTGGGGGATGCTGTGCTTTTTGGCAAACTTCTGTGCATCCTCCAACTTGCGAGCTGCCACGGCTACAACCTATGAATACAATTCAAAATTGTTACCACAACAAGGTGTTCCTCTCCTACCTTGATGAAAGGTCTGTTATAATCTAACTTGTTGCAGTCTATATGCCAAGGCTGATGTTTAGACTGAAGTCAAATATTATCTTCCCAACTACTGTATATCAACTCAGTACGGCCCTATTAGATTTTCTGCATAACCCAAATAATAATTGGATGGTATGCAAGAACAGAACTCTGCTTTTCTCAGACTCTGCTCAATGAATTGACAATTGTAATTTACAAAATAACTGAACTGGCACTTTTTCACAATCTGCCCATTATATTCTGTTTAGAAACTGAGAATCAGTAGTACATGTTTTGGGGGGGGTccaataattaatttattaattatctTTAGTCTTCAAAACTGCACATTGTGAATTAAGACACGTGATACATTAAGTTTGTCTCTTTGGtaaaaagtttattttgcaatttaaatactatattgctgtgtttttaaaaaacgaAAAGCCGTATATATACCGTAATTCTTCGGTTTTGCAGTGCACGTTTAGTGCGTATTTTACGGTAAAAGTAAGTCAAAGTGTTGGAAACACTGCAGATTACAGTGTGCAAATCCCATAATCTGACGTCGGGTTTCAGTGATTTATGGCTCTTTAAAGCTGCAGGTTGCACACCTGCAACATTATGTCTTAGTAATTTGATGAAAAATTGATTTGAACAGAATGAGTGAGGATCGAAAGGAACAGATC includes these proteins:
- the dhdh.2 gene encoding trans-1,2-dihydrobenzene-1,2-diol dehydrogenase produces the protein MNSTCQFALSNMATRWGICSAGKISHDFTVALKTLPPEDHQVVAVAARKLEDAQKFAKKHSIPQAYGSYEELARDPNIDVVYVGVIHPYHLSTCLLFMNAKKNVLCEKPLAMNTKEVKEILACAKRNDVFLMEAVWTRFFPASVEIRRLLAQGEVGEVKMVRSEFGVPIMHVPRAVEKELGGGAMLDIGIYCLQFISMVYNGEKPECIQATGFCLETGVDDTMVVTLKFSKNRMAVFTCSLGVQLPNDAIIAGTKGTIQIPAHMWCPTALVVNGKETQYPVPEPYLPLNFINSTGMRYEAEEVRQCLLKGLKESAVMSHADSLLLAEVEDEVRRQVGVVYSQDCQ